DNA from Tachypleus tridentatus isolate NWPU-2018 chromosome 8, ASM421037v1, whole genome shotgun sequence:
ATTTCTCCCAATAAGGAAGGTGAAGATACATAAGCCacaagttggttggttggttggtgttttaCGACACAGAGCAACTATGCTATTtgcaccaaacaactggtaaaaaaaataaaaataaaattattaagattcataaaaggaatcatgttaaaataaaataaagtccaatttttgaattacaaacttaaatagaattaaaaagactaatggcccttaaaaaactaaaaacattcttaaggtggacagtatcactATCGCCTATGACACTGTCCAGTGTAGGGATAAACCTGTGGACAAAACTTCTAAAATGCTGCTGTTGTTCAGAATCGTAATGAtagcacaacagtaaaatgtggactattatgatgaattaaaaaactgtgaccaaggCATAGTCTACTTCAGTCAACTTCTTTCACATCCTTACAGAAataagacagccaaagtccaaaagcaggttttatctggaaaagcttgttatcttgttgctcactccaagttgactgccaactggcacagagccaagccttgaatacaggactgtaCTCCATGTATGAGATAGGTATGTTAGcaatagtaccagagcagacagacttagctgcagtgtcagcaagctcattcctgtgaataccaatgtAGTCTGGTAACCAAAAGAACTGAATAgtagtagatgttaaagataaatggaCCAGTCCACCCGAGTTCATGCCTAGCTGTCTGAGCAAACAAAGATGCTGGAAAGTAGAGTCTAAATTCTCACTAACCCATCATTGATCTCCCAAAAACTCACATTTAAATATGGCCTGATGTTTCTTTTCCTGTTGATTCTGAGGGTAAGATTCTACCACTGCATATAAGGAACTGTATGTCTAACACAGAAGAGGGGTTCCCCCTGATGGCATCAGAGTAACATTAGACTTATGAGGTGGTACAAGAGGGGCATCAGGTGACTCAAAGTTTGAGAAGGGAAGTTAAGCATCCATATCtgaaaaacatcaacaacaacaaaaattatgataaaaatcagaaaaatgaacaataaacttaAGTCCCTCAAAAAAGATCAACATCGTCATAAGAATAAAATTGTTAGGAGCATTATAGTAGGATATAAAGACTGAAGCAAGTGATGTAGAATTCACACCAATGCTTGGATGGGCAAATGGAACCCTTCATCAGGATAAAGTTAGAGTAAGAGTGAAGATGTGTTTTGGAAATAAAGTTTTTCTTGAACAGATTTGACTATTTATGTAGGGACGCTTGcatggttttgtgtatttatccCTACCTTGTTTAGAAATTATGACATTGCCAACCCTACATTCATctgtattttttttccaatttttttttttttttgaaatatttgggtTTAATACTCAAATTTGAACAGGGcatttaatttattgtacttaGCATTAGAATATTGCAggtagttaatttattttttatttttaagctatTTGAGCATGTGCAATTGTACAAGTTTTCAGCAGCTAAAAATATACTCTGCACAACTTCTTACTACAAATTCTGATAATGCAAAATCATaactattgtatatatatataattgagaAAGTTCCAATTATTCTACACAATTTGTTCCTCGAACATTTCTTAACAAACCTGGGTGTAGTGGCAAACCATGATGCTCTCAAAACATATCTtgcacaacattttttttgtgaaattgaaCACCATATTTATTAACCGTTTATTGCTACACAATATTATACACCAATTAAAACAGAGGAGAAACAAATGGTTTATTCAAAGTAGTCTCCTTccagttttactgatattaaaccTTTGAGGCAGTATGAAAAATAATGCCAtgtattaaactaaattaaattagTATGAAAAAATAGATACACATAATTTCagtcacatgtttttttatttaaccaacacaaaataattacaatttggTAATTTGGTgatggtatttttattttctttagaagAATAAAGAGCTTTGCACCTTACTGCCTGATACATTGAATGATACAGAACAACAATTTAATCACAGATAACCAGAATAATTACTTTATCTAATATACGTACagaaattttttaaagatttgaGGCCACTAAGAAAGACTGTTTACAAATTATCCTTTCTTGATTTGTTAAACATTCTTTAACTTTTTTCACTAACCTGTGATCTCCTTTGTTCATCATCTTCTTGACGCTTTTCATAATGGAGAAAATCATCAAAAATGGAAGTGTTGTGGTGGTAGTTGTGAATTATTTTCAGCACTTGTTTTCCCCTTTCTGCTGGAACTTCTCGAGTGTCATGAGAGTTTGCAACaggtttgttttcattattttctagtCTTATGTGACAAAGCTGTGAGTTTGGCACATCTTTTACATAGATCCAACTGACTTTAAACTGATCCTTCCATTTATCCTGAGCCCAAATTCCAACAGAAGTATTATAGTTCACTGCAGACATCATCTGGGCCATTCCACAGAAATGTCTAGAACCATTAAcactaaagaacaaacaaactggcCCCTCACCCTTCTGTTGTTGAAAAGCAGCATCCAGTCTTTTATTACCATGTTCAGTGGAGCACCAGACTGAATACTTAATTGATCGGTGAATGTCATCCTTAGAAAATGACTTAATGATGAAGAATCTGGCATCTTTTGGGTTCAAGTCAAACTCATTTGGGTTGTAATTATTTTCCAGTCTCAGTTTGCTAAGAACTGGGTGTGATATTAGGCCATCAGATTCAAGATGATGTTGATCAATAGTAACATTGCAATTGGATAAAGATTTGAAAAAGTGGTTACATGGCTCATCTGCAGGTTCATCTGATGCTATACCTCTTTGTAGTTCCCATGGTGAAGGTCTTTTTTGAGTAGAAGGTGTGAGAGTGCTTATTCGATTGCCATCAAGGTCATAAACATTCTTGCTCTCCCACATACCATCATCCATATCTGAAGAGCAATGTTTATTAGATAATAAGGATGCTGATTTAAATTTCACTCTAGTTGGTTTGATAGCAACAGATGACCATGACAATTTGTTATAGTCATCTAACTGTCCTGAGACCCCTAAGTTGAAAGAATTACAGGCTCATCTACTAAAGGGAACATTACCATTGACAGAAGTTATGTGCAAGTCTATAATCATAAAATGAGGCATCAGATTTTGCCTCTTTGACTGTAAGATTACTCACTCCCTGTTCCAGTTTTGTAAATGAAGATTGGCCTTTGTTCTTTTCAAAGCATTCTTGATTCTAATCTTCTGTATAACTGAGGTCCACATGCTTGTAGGGTCTAAATCCAGTGCCTCCCCATGTTGAGTAATCACTCCCAGTTTCAGAGAAGAAATTAAACCCCAGGCCATAACCTGAGAAACCATTCTGTTCAAATAATCCATCTCTGTATGGTGTATGCAGATCACCAGCACTGGGCTGTCCACTACAACCACTAACAAATGCTACTCTATCTGAACCATTCAAAGTAGCCTCTCCTACACCACAGTGGTTCATGTAAGAAAATGACATTGTAGCAAAATAACTGGACATACAAGAAAACTGGTTACCCATATTTGAATTTGACATGGAGGAGTTAAAAATCTAgagaaaaaatgtattaacataattactttcaaaataaccATTAATATCACCgaatgttataatatatttaataaatacacacactCATTTTAACAACAccacaaaaaaaattatagtagtaaaaagtttttcatataaccattaattatttgttcattAATTTGGGTAATACAGATCTTGAAAGAAAGGTCCACAGTCAGTAAAATGTTCATTAGCTAGAAAGATACTTGACATTCtgccatatttatatttaattggtAACAGTATCCTACATTAGTCAAAAGAGAAAACAGTACCTAACTTTAAGTCAGTTCATACAGAAAGTTAGCATTTCCATTATTTGAACACGTGTTCAAGATAAATATTCACTCCTCCAGAGAACTAATGGCCACTGTTGCAAAGATTCATGTGCATGCCCAAAGCCTTAAACGACACACGTACCTACACATATTAGCATGAAACATGCCAGTCTATGATGCAATAAGAATTAGACTACAGTTCTCCAGAAACAGGAAACTCCATAAGCACTTGTGCCTTAAAAAAAGGCTTATTATTGACAAGGCAAAAGAAACACACTGGAAGTGGGAAAAAAGGTTAAAGTTCTGCAATGAGGTAGTatcttactaaaatatattttcattacttgaaaatgttaaattcaaaAGTGATAATCACCTTTCCACAAACATGGGAGGTAAAATTTCACTGAAAAGATTGTGGAGGAAATGGTGTAgataaaaaaacctaaaaatattagCTCCTCTCTGTAAATATAACAGAAACAGAAAACTCATGAAGAATGTCACCGATTAGTGTTAGTGAACCTAGTGGAATATCACTATATGAGAGATTCTATTCATTTCATGCAGGGAATAATCTTTGTCCAATAATGGTGATAGAGAAAAAGGTGCTCTCAAGGAAGCATCAGCATGGTTCTAAGTGTCACAAAGGTGGGCAAAACGTAGTAATTGCTCAATAGCCCTTACATCTCAGGCAATCAAAAGAAAATGGATGTGTTGTGCAGTTAGAGCAATAAGTAAGAAATACTTACCACAATAAACAGTTGAAAGAGAAGTCATCCTAAGGTAAACAAAAGATCAATCCTGTTACATTGATCACCAAAAGTAGTCTGGTTCATAATTTAGAAGGTGGCTTGTACTGCCCTACTAGGTAAGCTTCTCAGCCCTacttacgagggctgttcaaaacatacgcggactgtttgaattgagcggctccagttggttccaggggtatccgcttggtgttgctaggttcgcacagatcacctgattacgacgccatttcccgattgcagatatcttcatttgtgtattagctactcggatttaagtgaagtgcgattttttcgtttggcggatttcagaatgaatggcctgaaggagcaacgacttgctatgaa
Protein-coding regions in this window:
- the LOC143223986 gene encoding uncharacterized protein LOC143223986, with product MKFFIKSAEKCFFFNKSVRNGSDEARTFMKDGEFDAWKNHPNHIFNSSMSNSNMGNQFSCMSSYFATMSFSYMNHCGVGEATLNGSDRVAFVSGCSGQPSAGDLHTPYRDGLFEQNGFSGYGLGFNFFSETGSDYSTWGGTGFRPYKHVDLSYTEDSCNSFNLGVSGQLDDYNKLSWSSVAIKPTRVKFKSASLLSNKHCSSDMDDGMWESKNVYDLDGNRISTLTPSTQKRPSPWELQRGIASDEPADEPCNHFFKSLSNCNVTIDQHHLESDGLISHPVLSKLRLENNYNPNEFDLNPKDARFFIIKSFSKDDIHRSIKYSVWCSTEHGNKRLDAAFQQQKGEGPVCLFFSVNGSRHFCGMAQMMSAVNYNTSVGIWAQDKWKDQFKVSWIYVKDVPNSQLCHIRLENNENKPVANSHDTREVPAERGKQVLKIIHNYHHNTSIFDDFLHYEKRQEDDEQRRSQVRRSD